The Apodemus sylvaticus chromosome 18, mApoSyl1.1, whole genome shotgun sequence genome includes the window catagcaGATCAAACAATATGTTTCAATAACAGAAATTTAACTGAAAAGCCAATTAGTCTGCTAACTACATGTCTCAGTTCATTCAGTGTCGGGGGTGGAGAAGGCAAACCTTTGTCCTGATTGTGTAATTTATTCAAACCTCAGCTCAAAAAGGCAAACAACCTATGAAATTGCATGAGGTCTTCTAAACACACCAACAGTTTCTGTTTCAAAGCGTCTATCCTATTATATGTTTTTCATGTGGACACTGCTTAGGAGCTTATagtagatggagagagagaaagcagaatggGGAAACCTTTCTATTAGCTCAGCTCTTAGGCAAATCTGTTGCCTGTGGAGTTTCTACACTAGTAAGCAACTTGTAGGAGACGGCACTGCAGCTGGTCACTTCAGATCTGGAAACTGGCCCCCTGGGTATGATATCATAAAATGACTTTGCTGTATTCCTTCCCCAGCCTGGCATCGGGGCTCAAGCCTGTCCAGAACTGTCACACCCCAGGGCGGGATGGCTCCTGGGGTTAGATAAGGCCCTCTCCACCATCACTCTTCCTAAATCTAACCAGGAAGAACATAGGCAACTTGACCAGGACAAATCAGCCCTTATTCACTTTAGATGTTTTCCACTTGTCTGTGTCCTTTTGCTAGATGCTTTCTGAATGGTATTGTTAACTGAGACCACACAGCTGGGTGAATTCATGAgttttccaacacacacacacacacatatacacacacacaatttttccACCCAACATTCTAAGTATGATTTACTGAGCTCACGTTATACAAAGTTACCTTGTGGGTAAATATGCAAAAGAAACTTAGTGAGCTTTCATTTAGTCCTTAGGTAAACCTTCCACTGAGATGTCATATAAACCTACTTTAACTTATGTAACACTGAATTAACCAAATGTTATAACTATACAAATCTAGTCCAGTAACTTTATGACTTATTAAGCTTCCCAATCCCATGCAGGGGAGATTATCAGTTCTTCCAAAACCTCACTTCCTCCTAACAAGCCATGACTTAAATTGTGTATCCTCTTTGACTGCCACATACAAGGGCAACACTATCTGCACTCAGTAAAGCTTTGCCTTAGAGGTACAAAACACCATATGCTTTCTCCAGGCAACAAGGATTTTACGTGTCCAAATATGCTCTAGATGCATGGAAGGGCAGTACGGCTGAGATCTGACATTTGTTTCTAGTTAAAAGCTGTTACGAATAACATTTGCCAAACTGGTACAGCACAGGCAGTCCCAGGTGTCACAGCTAACTGCGAACGCCTTTATGTCGTCGATGCCCCAGGGTGCACAGGAAATGATGTGAAACTCATTCGGTTTGGGGGAAAGTCAAAATCCTCCTTGGATCACATATAATAAAACATGTGAAAGCTGACCCATGGTATGACTTAAAGGTCTTACTTCAGATTCTGGAACAGAAGAACATAAGGTACAGCACAGTGGTGCCAAGCTTTCTTGCTCCCTCATAAGACAGCTCCCAGCAGAGCATTCCCCCATGTTAGACAGTGACATCTATCAAGCAGAGCTGGGAAATCCCAACGTCACTCAGCTCCCTTCAACACCACTAGCAAGAGCCTCTGTCCACAGAGTGGTGCAATCCTAACAGGTCCCTGGCACACCAAACACATTGTGAACATAAAGGAACAGTGGATGAACTTTGCTCTTGCCTGTCATTAATCATTAGTTATTAATTAGCAGCAGGACACAAGCGTCACAATGGCAACCTAAAATGTATGTCTAATTGGCTATTACCTGACACACTTTGTGCCGCAGAGTGTGTCATGATGCTGAGTTTTGTGAAAATTCAATTAATCCAACAATCCATTAAACGAATATACAAAAATCAAGGGAAAATGGCTATTAGTTGTGTTAGACTGTGTAATATGTAATCATGGTAATTTATGGGTTTGAAAAGGAATCCCCCGCTATGTGTTAGCAATTATATGGTGATCAGGAAAGAATACAGAGATTTAGGTCctagaaattattttatgaatggCAGAAATGCAATTCGACCTCAGACATGTAATTAGACTAGCAGCTAATTTCTCAAATCTGATAATTTGACACTCCTGAGGGAATGCCCAGTGGTAAAACGGGAAAAGCCTGAGAAATCAGTGGCTAAACTTCTCATCTGAGAGTCTTTAAGGCCTAGATAAAAGTGCCACAATTACATTCATCTGTTCCGGTTTCCAGAGCAGAGTAAACACCCTCCAAAccaaaacactgtgaccaaaattCTTGGCAGGATTCTCCCAAGAAAAGTCACCCTATACTTCTCACATACACCTAGAAACTAGCTACACATTCTACCTGCATGTTGCACATTTGTTAACCCAAAACTCTGCCAGTATCTATAGTGGTATCTCACCctgccctttcctcctccttgggGCTCTTCACAAACAGCCCTTGACCGCTCAGGACCACATTCAGAAGAAGGCTTGGAAACCAAGCCTGGCTCATGATTTCTCTTTCAGAGAAGCCCCACCACAAGGGGAAAACTCACAAACAGCAGCACCTAACCACAAGCCAAGTTCAGCAAACCAACACCTAAGAAAGCAACAGACAAGACACGTTCCTTATCAACTTAGGGAACCAGACCCCGAGGGATTCAGAAGTTTCAGGGAAGCCCAACCGAAGACCAAACTTTAGATTCTACTCGGAGCAAAAGCCCATAGCATCGGGAACGTCGAGCAATCGCCCGTGGCACCTGCGAGacaccccctcctctcctcctataAGACCGCTCGGAACTGCGAGCGCCCGTGCCCCGCAGCCGCCGGAGGGGAGCCCGAGGCCGCCCGGGGGATAGCAAGGCACTTACCGCACCGCTTGCACAGCACCCGGCTGACCTCCTTCTTGAGGTTGCGGCCAGTCTCCAGTGGGGGAAACGAGGCTCGGAAGGCGGGCGGAGCACGGCCACTGCTGTTGGCATCCGGCTCCATGAAGAAGATGTACCTGCTGTCCTCCTTGAGCCGCCCGCAGGACGGGAAGGCTGGGTGGCCCCAGGTGTCCAGGCGCACTGTGAGTAGCGAGTCCTTCTTCAAGCCCCCGGCTTTCACAGCCCACACCTGGTGCACCTTCACCAAATAGGGCACGGGGTCCCCGGGCTGATCGGTGCTAGGCTCTGGGGACCCGGTGAGCAGGGTCCAGTTGGCAGCGGGCGGAGGGTCCTGTGAAGGTGGCGGGTCCTGGGCGGGCTGGTCCCGCGCCCCTGCCTCTCCTGCTGCCTTCCTGTCGAGTGCCCCCTGCTGCCGCCGCGGCGGGTGCACCTTTCCCTCGATCACCACCGCGGCGCGCCGGGCCAGCTCCTGCACCGAGCCCACGCTGGGCGGGGACGAGTAGCACACCGAGGCCCCCGCGGGAGCCGCCCGCTCGGCCGCCGCCCCCGGAGCCAGGGCCGCGGTCCCCAgcagtagcaacagcagcagcggcggcggcggcggcggcggtggcagcggcagcggcagcagcggagGCGAGCGGCCGGCGGACCGCGGTTGCAGGGCGCTGGGGCTGGTACCCAGCGGGCGGCGCGGGGCGCGTCGCCATCTCATGGTGTGAGGTGCGTGCGGGCGCCTTGTCGGTGCGGACTCTGCCTGGCTGGCTCCAGCTGCCTCGCCTTGCCTGCCCCCACTCCTACCCTGACCctcctccttttatttatttattgggggtggaggggtaggAGAGTTGTTtatggggaggaaggggagatgggtgGAACCAcagaaaggcaaagaaaagaattaaaagaaagaaggaataaaaagcaaaagaggGGAAAAGCCTTTGCCACCGCCTTGGTTGCGGGAGTGACAGGTTCCCCCCGCACCGCCGCGCCCCGAGCCCTGCTGTCGGGGATGCTGTCACCGGAGGAGGAGTGGAGGTGGATGCGCTGCTCGGCGGGGAACAGTCCTTTGTGTGGAGTGCTGCGGCGGCGGCTGCTGGGCTGGGAAAACAGCGGGGACGAGAGCGCGGGGACAGAGCTCTGGAGGCGGAGTTGCGTGCCTGGAAATCGCTGGGTGGCCGCGGCGACAGCGCCCTGTGCCTAGCCGGCCTGTTTACCTGTGCTGCGAACTCGCCCCGCGCGCTGCCTGCCCTTTCCCGGTGCAGATCCGGAGCCCGGCCGGCTCGGCCCTCCCGCGGCTGCCTGTCGCCCTGACTGCTGCAATTGGGAGGACCGGCGGGCTGCTAGGCTGCAGTCCGAGTGGGCTGCGGAGATGTACTGGGGAGTGAGAGGTGACGCTTCAGTGAGCAGGGACCTGTTAGCCGAGCTGGATGGCCAAACACAGGGAGGAGGCCAGGGTGGGACACAGGGCGAGGAGGGTCCTCGGTTAAGAAAAGTTTTGGTCACTTGGCAGTCAAAAGGGAGCAACACGTTCAAGGGAGACAGGCAGCAATTAAAATAACAACTTTAAAACACGCCCCCTCTCCTTGCAGCGCACAGGCACTTCAGGGATGACACATCTCTCTATCCATTCGTGTTTGACACTTGAGCCTCACTATTACTGCCTTTTCCTCTACTGAAATATATGCTTCGCCATTTCAGGACTTGTGTAATGCTTCCTCCCCGTAAAAGCAGAGCTGAGTGAAGCGCTTGCTCAGTAAAGACCATTTTATGTGTACTTTATGGCACTTTCTTTAAAGATCAAAGTTTCCGTGGGTGCTGGAACAAAAGGTACCAGGCACACCGTATGTTTGGTATTACACCTGAGTACTCCCCATCCCCGGCCCTAACTCTTATACTGCAAGGCTTAAGGACATAGTTCTACGGAAAGAATCTGCCAAGTCTCAGGGATCTATTTGCCCGCAATATTgtacaagagaaagaaaacattgtaGCACGTCAAGGTAAATTTTCCTTCTTAAGTATGCTATTTTATGGTTACAGTGGCAGAATCAAGAAGAGGGAAAGTTGCTCGCTGAGCAGTCAAGGCAGAGTGTGAAAACAGAAGCTTTCGAAAGCATTCTGACCTCttgatgtctttactctgggaTGTTACAAGTTGTCCTTTCTTTCAGGTATAGCATATTGGCTTTCCCcgatttctcttttgtttggttttcttgtagTGCTAGGCACTGAACCCATGGCCTCACACTTATTAGACAGATACTCTATCTCTAAGCTATATTCTCAgccttttttgctttttaatcactttttttttattttaatacagaaTCTTACTCAGTTGCTGAGATGCGCTCAGTCAGGACTTGAACGGGCAATGCATTGACCTCCTGTATAGCCAAGATTACAGTCTGTGCTACCAAGTAGCCATGATTTTATATGTTAAGACCTCATTTTAAGTCAAGAAGTCTTTGGTTATTGGCACACCGTGGTTAGCTACCAAACTGTGGTCCATTCTCTCAAAGTCCTGCTTAGAAGGACAGGGTCCAGGTGCTCATTGTCCTCTAACCTGTAGCAATTCCTATTTTATATCTTCATTCCTATGACGGAAGGAGTGAAGGAACGCCACCATACAGCAGCACAGTGGTGCTGGTCTCCAATACATGTTCTCTTGGATTCTGGCTTCTTAGTTACAGAAAGTTGAGAATCCAAACCTATTAGTCTTCCCCATTATCTCTCTTAGGTCTAATCTAGTATGGTTTTAATTCATTGATTTTTGAAGTTTTACTTGCAATACTACCTCCCTCtccaccaatcaatcaatcatctagCTCTGCATGGCAGTCTGCTGCCAAAGCTGTTGACCCAAACAGTATCTGCCCATTTGCCTGAGGCTATGGTGGTTGGTCTAAGGCTCAGCACAAGTGATTCTTCTGCTGGTGGTGGGAATAGGGAAGGGTGGCTAACCTTGAACGGCCTCAGTAGAGATAGTTCATttcattagagagagagagagagagagagagagagagagagagagagaggctggaaagatgactctgcagttaagagtCTGGGGGCTTtctcagaggacctgaattcaaatcctagtACCTGCATGGCTACTCAGGTACTTAGATAGATGGAAAGGGATAATTTGGATGGACATTTTCAGTACAAAGGAGGGCTGCcttttaactccagttcctggggatctgatgccctcttgtggctaTCACAGGCACCAGGTAGACACATGATGCACATaaatacacgcaggcaaaacacccatacacataaaataatacaagAAGAAAAGCCAGTCTCGTTCTTCAGCAGACAGCCTGGGCTTGTACAAGGAAGTGAGTAGgttccacgtgtgtgtgtgtgtgtgtgtgtgtgtgtgtgtgtgtggccagaaGCACACAAGCTCTCTCAAAGCCTAGGCTCTGACTTAACAGCTGATCACACCACTTGTTATCACAAAACCATCACGGATTCTAGGAGTGGAGCTGTAGGCTACCGGTTCACATAAAGATACTCAGATGTTACATTGTTCAAAGGCAGAGAAACAAGAAGAGAGGAACATGGGCTCCCTCTGCAAGGACCCACCTCTGATCTTAAACATCCCTTCTGATCCCAGTGTTTCACAGAGCCTTCTTATAAATGCATACTAAAGTCTCTGGGTGACTGTTTCCCACAATGCACCTCACCTGCATTCACTGCGTGTTCTGCACCTTCACTTTTGATTATGTTATGGAGCTCCGAAGCTTCAGGGGTTTTATACCATCTTTTCAACTAGATCATAAATGTATTAGAAGGCACGAGTCATCTGTCCACTGGTCTCATTTTAACTCAGTGATGAACACCTATTAAGCACTCAGTCAACGTCAGTGAATTAATCATGGACTGACTTGGTAATGCACCTACCACAtgctacacccccccccccaacactctCAGAGAGAGATGGAATCCCTGGCaatgaaaacaacaataaaatgttaAAGCCCCGATTCACAGAGTCATTAAATGCATAGATACAAGTCCTCTTGGTACTTTACAAAGCATTTTATCTATGATCAAACATGAGCTGCCTCTCTGAAGAGGTGCTGTTAAAAACGCCTTTGCTGACTCCCACACCCCCCTCCTCTCTTCGGCTAAGTGGAAAGGAATAATTTGAATGGATATTTTCAGTGCAAAGGTGGGCCGGCCACCTTAGAATAGTTCAGCCTGGAATTGTTTGCACATGTATTGAATTTCAGTTCTTATATTGGAGTCCTCATTACCCAGGTCCACCCAAGGAGAGGCGTTAACCTATTCTGACctttaaataaaaagaggaaTGATATTTCTAATATCGGTAGGGCTGGGGTAAGGCCAAAGAATTTGCATTTATATCAAGGTCTTAATAATACTGCTTTCTATTGGTTAGAAAAACCACCCTATAACCATTGTAAGGAACCACGGGACCCAAGGAGATGGCTTGGTAAGTAAAGGCACTCGCTACCAAGACCGATGACTGTCTACGTTAAATCCTGGCACCCatgtggcaggagagaactgactgcctCAAGGTGTCCTCTGCCTCCACCCCGAGTGGCCTGCCATGCATGCCCCCTCCTCCCACATGAAACAGA containing:
- the Nrg1 gene encoding pro-neuregulin-1, membrane-bound isoform isoform X10, translating into MRWRRAPRRPLGTSPSALQPRSAGRSPPLLPLPLPPPPPPPPLLLLLLLGTAALAPGAAAERAAPAGASVCYSSPPSVGSVQELARRAAVVIEGKVHPPRRQQGALDRKAAGEAGARDQPAQDPPPSQDPPPAANWTLLTGSPEPSTDQPGDPVPYLVKVHQVWAVKAGGLKKDSLLTVRLDTWGHPAFPSCGRLKEDSRYIFFMEPDANSSGRAPPAFRASFPPLETGRNLKKEVSRVLCKRCALPPRLKEMKSQESAAGSKLVLRCETSSEYSSLRFKWFKNGNELNRKNKPQNIKIQKKPGKSELRINKASLADSGEYMCKVISKLGNDSASANITIVESNATSTSTTGTSHLIKCAEKEKTFCVNGGECFMVKDLSNPSRYLCKCPNEFTGDRCQNYVMASFYSTSTPFLSLPE